The proteins below come from a single Gossypium raimondii isolate GPD5lz chromosome 2, ASM2569854v1, whole genome shotgun sequence genomic window:
- the LOC105789696 gene encoding uncharacterized protein LOC105789696 — protein MPPCLDKPLILYLAVFKNFMGCVLGQHDELGRKERAIYYLSKKFTECEMRYSPIDKLCCALIWTTWRLRQYMLYHTTWLISKLDPLKYMMELTALNGRMTRWQILLSEFDIVYVNQKAIKGSEIVDFLASRALEDYEPLNFNFPNEDLMYVATAEKDFQKDGSWKLNFDRALNAVGNGIGAVLVSPDGDHYPFTRKLDFDCTNNMAEYEAYIMGIYAAIERKIKVLEVYGYSALVIYQLKGEWETRDSKLINYRKLVLELIKEFDDITFCYVLRDENQMADALATLASMIKVNKQEDVKPIQMSIYKAPTLCYNIDNEEEKDDHPWYHDILRYVKNREFPGQVTENEKKTLRRLANDYVLDGEILYRRAKDQVLLRCVDAVEARQILEEVHEGVCGTHANGFTMAKQIMRFGYYSHANASNMPRNAISSKFMETRFTCPLHLSMS, from the coding sequence ATGCCGCCTTGCCTAGACAAGCCACTAATACTGTATTTGGcagtatttaaaaattttatgggatgcgtgcttggccaacatgatgagttaGGACGAAAGGAAAGAGCAAtctactatctcagtaagaagttCACTGAATGTGAGATGAGATATTCACCAATCGATAAGTTATGTTGCGCCCTGATCTGGACAACTTGGAGACtgagacaatacatgttgtaccatacaaCTTGGTTAATCTCTAAACTAGACCCTCTGAAATACATGATGGAGTTGACTGCTCTGAATGGAAGAATGACCCGGTGGCAAATTCTACTGTCTGAATTTGATATAGTCTATGTGAACCAGAAAGCAATAAAAGGGAGTGAAATAGTAGACTTTCTGGCCAGTAGAGCGCTGGAAGATTATGAGCCACTAAACTTCAATTTCCCGAATgaggatttgatgtatgttgcaACCGCAGAAAAAGACTTTCAAAAAGATGGTTCTTGGAAGCTGAATTTTGACAGAGCCTTGAATGCTGTgggcaatgggattggggcagtcttggtatctCCCGACGGTGATCATTACCCATTCACTagaaaattagattttgattgcacaaataacatggctgagtatgaagcaTACATCATGGGAATTTATGCAGCCATTGAACGGAAAATCAAAGTGTTAGAGGTGTATGGGTATTCTGCATTGGTAATTTATCAGCTCAAAGGCgaatgggagacaagagactccaagttgattaattatcGAAAGCTGGTCCTGGAATTAATTAaggagtttgatgacattaccTTCTGTTATGTCCTACGGGATGAAAATCAGATGGCCGACGCATTGGCTACATTAGCCTCTATGATCAAGGTAAATAAACAAGAGGATGTGAAGCCTATCCAAATGAGCATTTATAAGGCTCCAACCCTTTGTTACAACATTgacaatgaagaagaaaaggatgatCACCCCTGGTATCATGACATACTGCGATATGTAAAGAATCGTGAGTTTCCCGGTCAGGTAACTGAGAATGAAAAGAAGACATTGAGAAGGCTGGCAAATGAttatgtcttagatggagagatcTTATATAGAAGAGCAAAAGATCAGGTGCTGCTAAGATGCGTAGACGCTGTAGAGGCCAGACAAATCTTAGAAGAGGTCCATGAGGGAGTTTGTGGAACGCATGCtaatggtttcacaatggccaaacaaatcatgagattcggaTATTATTCGCATGCTAATGCATCAAatatgccaagaaatgccataagttccaaatttatggagacaagatTCACGTGCCCCCTTCACCTCTCCATGTCATAA